The following coding sequences lie in one Streptomyces ortus genomic window:
- a CDS encoding MbtH family protein, whose protein sequence is MTNPFEDQDANYLVLRNEEGQFSLWPTFVDVPDGWESVFGEAARQECLDFIERTWTDMRPKSLLDATNGG, encoded by the coding sequence ATGACGAACCCTTTTGAGGATCAGGACGCCAACTACCTCGTTCTGAGGAACGAGGAGGGCCAGTTCTCCCTCTGGCCCACATTCGTCGACGTGCCGGACGGATGGGAGTCGGTCTTCGGAGAGGCAGCGCGTCAGGAATGCCTCGACTTCATCGAGAGGACATGGACCGACATGCGCCCCAAGAGTTTGCTGGACGCCACGAACGGCGGTTGA